From one Suricata suricatta isolate VVHF042 chromosome 8, meerkat_22Aug2017_6uvM2_HiC, whole genome shotgun sequence genomic stretch:
- the DRAM2 gene encoding DNA damage-regulated autophagy modulator protein 2 isoform X1, which translates to MWWFQQGLCFLPSALVIWTAAAFIFSYIIAITLHHVDPALPYISDTGTLPPEKCLFGAMLNIAAVLCIATIYVRYKQVHALNPEESRIIRINKAGLALGLLSCFGLSIVANFQKTDFFAVHICGAVLTFGMGSLYMLVQTVLSYQMQPKIHGKQVFWIRLLLVIWCGVSALTMLTSSSFLHSGKFGTDVDQKLHWNPEDKGYVLHMITTAAEWSMSFSFFAFFLTYVRDFQKISLRVEANLQGLTLYDTAPCPVNNDRTRLLSRDL; encoded by the exons ATGTGGTGGTTTCAGCAaggtctctgtttccttccttctgccctagTAATTTGGACAGCTGCTGCTTTCATATTTTCGTACATTATTGCCATAACACTCCACCATGTTGACCCTGCTTTGCCTTATATCAG tgacaCCGGTACCCTGCCTCCAGAAAAATGCTTGTTTGGGGCAATGTTAAATATTGCCGCAGTTTTAT GCATTGCCACAATTTATGTTCGTTACAAACAAGTTCATGCTCTGAATCCTGAAGAGAGTCGGATCATCAGAATAAACAAGGCTGGCCTTGCCCTTGGATTACTGAGTTGTTTTGGACTTTCTATTGTGGCAAACTTCCAG AAAACAGACTTTTTTGCTGTACACATATGTGGAGCTGTGCTCACCTTTGGTATGGGTTCGTTATATATGTTGGTTCAGACCGTCCTTTCCTACCAAATGCAGCCCAAAATTCATGGGAAACAAGTCTTCTGGATTAGGCTATTGCTGGTTATCTGGTGTGGAGTAAGTGCATTGACCA tgCTGACTTCCTCATCATTTTTGCACAGTGGCAAATTTGGCACAGATGTAGACCAGAAACTCCATTGGAACCCCGAGGACAAA GGCTATGTGCTTCACATGATCACCACTGCGGCAGAATGGTCTATGTCATtctccttctttgcttttttcctgaCTTATGTCCGTGATTTTCAG AAAATTTCTTTACGAGTGGAAGCCAATTTACAAGGATTAACCCTCTATGACACTGCTCCTTGCCCTGTTAACAATGACCGAACACGGCTACTTTCCAGAGATTTATGA
- the DRAM2 gene encoding DNA damage-regulated autophagy modulator protein 2 isoform X2 — protein sequence MLNIAAVLCIATIYVRYKQVHALNPEESRIIRINKAGLALGLLSCFGLSIVANFQKTDFFAVHICGAVLTFGMGSLYMLVQTVLSYQMQPKIHGKQVFWIRLLLVIWCGVSALTMLTSSSFLHSGKFGTDVDQKLHWNPEDKGYVLHMITTAAEWSMSFSFFAFFLTYVRDFQKISLRVEANLQGLTLYDTAPCPVNNDRTRLLSRDL from the exons ATGTTAAATATTGCCGCAGTTTTAT GCATTGCCACAATTTATGTTCGTTACAAACAAGTTCATGCTCTGAATCCTGAAGAGAGTCGGATCATCAGAATAAACAAGGCTGGCCTTGCCCTTGGATTACTGAGTTGTTTTGGACTTTCTATTGTGGCAAACTTCCAG AAAACAGACTTTTTTGCTGTACACATATGTGGAGCTGTGCTCACCTTTGGTATGGGTTCGTTATATATGTTGGTTCAGACCGTCCTTTCCTACCAAATGCAGCCCAAAATTCATGGGAAACAAGTCTTCTGGATTAGGCTATTGCTGGTTATCTGGTGTGGAGTAAGTGCATTGACCA tgCTGACTTCCTCATCATTTTTGCACAGTGGCAAATTTGGCACAGATGTAGACCAGAAACTCCATTGGAACCCCGAGGACAAA GGCTATGTGCTTCACATGATCACCACTGCGGCAGAATGGTCTATGTCATtctccttctttgcttttttcctgaCTTATGTCCGTGATTTTCAG AAAATTTCTTTACGAGTGGAAGCCAATTTACAAGGATTAACCCTCTATGACACTGCTCCTTGCCCTGTTAACAATGACCGAACACGGCTACTTTCCAGAGATTTATGA